One Hugenholtzia roseola DSM 9546 DNA segment encodes these proteins:
- a CDS encoding mechanosensitive ion channel family protein, whose amino-acid sequence MKFEEILLLSVLYAFEITFFFLVGRLIFIQKIGIKQRFILFGSFNFLVISALLVLKEWNTALFYLPADILKIAFMGLRCLWWFSMGIILSNLLHYFLWNGIFMKNQERTIHKYVIQFFDACIYLSTILLILNQVFQQSISGLLITSGVLAIILGLSAQTTLGGVFSGLALNLNKSFSKGDYIILDKIRGKVIDMNWHSVMIEARDGRKAIIPNKIIDDSLIINSSHPTQYRRHTLSLKVEYEARPELVKKLLVEAAKHASLVYQDPAPAAFVVEFSEQGILYALEVFTQELEDVELNNELLTQIWYSFNRHQISLRPALYQQEENVNFLNNQPQKSLNFEEAAYQLLQKQELFKTLSDTEKKTLAHCAKRIIAAPPERITVQGERKYSLFIIAKGALSAWIINQYGQEVKVANLKENDIFGEMALLTGQERRATVRVEAEVILYEISKEDILPLINKRSSILQDLSHILALRQSEVEKAKREFVANGTQESEDLAALNDKFLQLMKVFFTKK is encoded by the coding sequence ATGAAATTTGAAGAAATACTCCTGCTTTCTGTTTTATACGCCTTTGAAATCACCTTTTTTTTCTTGGTCGGACGGCTTATTTTTATTCAGAAAATTGGAATCAAACAGCGTTTTATCCTCTTTGGCAGTTTTAACTTTCTGGTCATCTCTGCCCTTTTGGTTTTAAAAGAGTGGAACACCGCCCTTTTCTACCTGCCTGCCGACATCTTGAAAATTGCCTTTATGGGTTTGCGCTGCCTCTGGTGGTTTTCTATGGGTATTATTTTGAGTAATTTGTTGCACTACTTTTTGTGGAATGGAATTTTTATGAAAAATCAGGAGCGGACAATCCATAAATACGTCATTCAATTTTTTGATGCTTGTATTTATTTATCTACAATTTTGCTTATTCTAAATCAAGTTTTTCAACAATCTATTTCGGGCTTGCTCATTACTTCGGGAGTTTTGGCAATTATTTTAGGACTTTCCGCACAAACTACTTTGGGGGGAGTCTTTTCAGGATTGGCATTAAATCTCAATAAATCGTTTAGTAAAGGCGACTATATCATTTTAGATAAAATAAGAGGAAAAGTTATTGATATGAATTGGCACTCTGTTATGATAGAAGCAAGGGACGGTAGGAAGGCTATCATTCCCAACAAAATCATAGACGATTCGCTCATTATCAATAGCAGCCACCCTACTCAATACCGTAGGCACACACTTTCGCTCAAAGTAGAATACGAAGCGCGTCCCGAATTGGTAAAAAAATTGCTTGTGGAGGCGGCAAAACATGCCTCTTTGGTCTATCAAGACCCTGCCCCTGCTGCCTTTGTTGTTGAATTTAGCGAACAAGGTATCTTGTATGCCTTAGAAGTTTTCACCCAAGAATTAGAAGATGTAGAACTCAATAATGAACTTCTAACGCAAATTTGGTATAGCTTTAATAGGCATCAAATTAGCTTACGACCTGCCCTTTACCAACAAGAAGAAAACGTTAATTTTTTAAATAATCAACCCCAAAAAAGTCTGAATTTTGAGGAAGCCGCCTATCAACTTCTTCAAAAACAGGAACTTTTCAAAACACTTTCCGACACCGAAAAGAAAACCTTAGCGCATTGCGCCAAAAGAATCATAGCTGCTCCGCCTGAAAGAATTACGGTGCAAGGTGAAAGAAAATACAGTCTTTTTATTATTGCAAAAGGCGCACTTTCAGCTTGGATTATTAACCAATATGGACAAGAAGTAAAGGTAGCAAATTTAAAAGAAAATGATATTTTTGGTGAAATGGCTTTACTAACAGGGCAGGAAAGACGCGCTACGGTGCGAGTGGAGGCAGAGGTTATTTTGTATGAAATCTCAAAAGAAGACATTTTGCCGCTCATCAACAAGCGAAGCAGCATCTTACAAGACCTAAGCCACATTTTGGCTCTACGCCAATCGGAAGTAGAAAAAGCCAAACGCGAATTTGTAGCCAACGGCACACAAGAGAGCGAAGATTTGGCAGCCTTAAATGACAAGTTTTTACAACTTATGAAAGTTTTTTTCACAAAAAAATAA
- the pafA gene encoding alkaline phosphatase PafA, whose amino-acid sequence MQINAFKNIAFLLSLITIFSFSFDAKGQQIEKEAIKSKKNNPKPKLIVGIVIDQMRADYYARFRHKLGEGGFKRLYQNGFVCKNAHYDYIPTNTAPGHASIFTGTTPAYHGIMDNYWFDRKSKNVVYCVEDSTQKTVGSANDNGKMSPHRLKSSTLTDQLFLHTQKGAKIIGISHKDRGAILPAGHFPKAAFWYDKNTGKMISSSYYLTALPDWVVDFNNQKIPDSYLKGTWETLLPLDSYQESLPDSNAYEKNIIAQAPTTFPYRFAEIVNDLNKYEFFLNTPFAATFLKDFAKQVIRAEQMGEDQVPDFLTLSFSSTDYMGHNYGIDAVEIEDAYLRLDKDLADFLNFLDVQVGKDEYLIFLTADHGAPHVPAYLRDNGYKVSCVPMRAYKDELNEHLNIELKKLLTSKKWQENQSFVLELDEPRLVLDRELLSSYDIEIEKAQKIATNFLLSLDGIYKVFPAYQIENNTLADAQEALIRRGYNQKYAPDALFFFEPQWISSYYGAGKGQTHGSSYTYDTHVPMLFYGAGIPQGDTQRRVAISDLAPTVAAWLEIAFPDACIGNPIEELFEAAKQEKE is encoded by the coding sequence ATGCAAATTAACGCTTTCAAAAATATCGCTTTTTTACTTTCTTTAATAACTATTTTCTCTTTTTCTTTTGATGCAAAAGGACAACAGATAGAAAAAGAGGCAATTAAAAGTAAAAAAAACAATCCAAAACCTAAGTTAATTGTTGGAATTGTGATAGACCAGATGCGGGCGGATTACTATGCGCGTTTTCGCCATAAGCTCGGAGAGGGCGGTTTTAAAAGGCTGTATCAGAATGGTTTTGTGTGTAAAAATGCCCATTACGACTATATTCCTACCAACACTGCGCCAGGGCATGCCAGCATTTTTACAGGCACAACGCCTGCTTATCATGGCATTATGGACAATTATTGGTTTGATAGAAAAAGTAAAAATGTGGTATATTGTGTAGAAGATAGCACCCAAAAGACGGTCGGCAGTGCCAATGACAATGGAAAAATGTCGCCACACCGTCTTAAAAGTAGCACCCTTACCGACCAACTTTTCCTTCATACCCAAAAGGGCGCGAAAATTATTGGCATTTCGCATAAGGATAGAGGGGCAATTTTGCCCGCAGGTCATTTCCCAAAAGCCGCTTTTTGGTATGATAAAAACACAGGAAAAATGATTAGTAGTTCGTATTATCTAACTGCCTTGCCCGATTGGGTAGTTGATTTTAACAACCAAAAAATACCTGATTCCTATTTAAAAGGTACGTGGGAAACGCTTTTGCCACTCGATTCATACCAAGAGAGCCTACCTGATTCTAACGCCTACGAAAAAAATATTATCGCCCAAGCACCCACTACTTTTCCCTATCGATTTGCAGAGATAGTAAATGATTTGAATAAATATGAATTTTTCCTCAATACACCCTTTGCCGCTACTTTTTTGAAAGATTTTGCCAAACAAGTAATTCGTGCCGAGCAGATGGGTGAAGACCAAGTGCCTGATTTTCTGACACTTAGCTTTTCTTCTACCGACTACATGGGTCATAATTACGGCATTGATGCCGTTGAGATAGAGGACGCATACTTGCGTTTGGATAAAGATTTAGCCGACTTTTTAAACTTTTTAGATGTTCAAGTTGGTAAAGACGAATATCTTATTTTCCTAACTGCCGACCATGGCGCACCACATGTGCCTGCGTATTTGCGTGATAACGGCTATAAAGTGAGTTGTGTACCCATGCGAGCCTATAAAGATGAATTAAACGAACACTTAAATATAGAACTTAAAAAACTACTAACTTCTAAAAAATGGCAAGAAAATCAATCCTTTGTGTTGGAATTAGACGAGCCACGTTTGGTTTTGGATAGGGAATTGCTTTCAAGTTATGATATTGAGATAGAAAAAGCACAAAAAATTGCTACTAATTTTTTACTATCCTTAGATGGTATCTATAAAGTTTTTCCTGCCTATCAAATAGAAAACAATACGTTGGCAGACGCACAAGAGGCACTTATCAGGCGCGGTTACAACCAAAAATATGCACCCGACGCGCTTTTTTTCTTCGAGCCGCAATGGATTTCAAGCTATTACGGGGCAGGAAAGGGGCAGACGCACGGTTCGAGCTACACCTACGATACGCACGTTCCAATGCTTTTTTATGGTGCGGGCATACCGCAAGGCGACACACAAAGGCGCGTTGCCATTTCCGACCTTGCCCCCACAGTGGCGGCTTGGCTCGAAATTGCCTTCCCCGATGCCTGCATAGGAAACCCCATTGAGGAACTTTTTGAGGCAGCCAAACAGGAGAAAGAGTAG
- a CDS encoding cell division ATP-binding protein FtsE — translation MQIPVVSLRSACIKQADKVIFEQVDLEVQHGEFVYLIGKTGSGKSSLLKTLYADLPFPKGEITVAGYALHHLKTDDVPFLRRRIGIVFQDFQLFSDRNVFENLAFVLKATGWKNKLEIQKRIAEVLQLFDLEALLYKMPHQLSGGEQQRIAIARALLNDPLILIADEPTGNLDPTVAVGILNLFKKVNEEKGTAVLMATHNHSFLKKHPARTLYCENGEVRDLDKDLVMRKMNE, via the coding sequence ATGCAAATTCCTGTTGTATCTTTGCGCTCTGCCTGCATCAAACAAGCCGATAAAGTCATCTTCGAGCAAGTAGATTTGGAGGTGCAGCATGGCGAATTTGTGTATCTGATAGGCAAAACGGGGAGCGGAAAATCGTCGCTACTCAAAACGCTATATGCTGATTTGCCCTTTCCAAAGGGCGAAATTACAGTGGCAGGCTACGCCCTGCACCACCTTAAAACCGATGACGTGCCTTTTTTAAGGCGTAGAATAGGCATTGTATTTCAAGATTTTCAGCTTTTTTCAGATAGAAATGTATTTGAAAATTTAGCTTTTGTATTGAAAGCAACGGGTTGGAAAAATAAGCTCGAAATTCAGAAACGCATTGCCGAAGTATTGCAACTCTTTGATTTAGAGGCACTTTTATATAAGATGCCGCACCAACTTTCAGGCGGCGAGCAGCAGCGTATCGCCATTGCGCGGGCTTTGCTCAACGACCCCTTGATTCTGATTGCCGACGAACCGACGGGAAATCTCGACCCTACCGTAGCCGTTGGGATTTTAAATCTTTTCAAAAAGGTAAATGAGGAAAAAGGTACAGCCGTTTTGATGGCGACTCACAACCATAGCTTTCTGAAAAAGCACCCTGCGCGGACGCTCTACTGTGAAAATGGCGAGGTGCGCGATTTGGATAAGGATTTGGTTATGAGAAAAATGAATGAATAA
- a CDS encoding glycosyltransferase family 2 protein, which translates to MKISIITPSYNQGAFLEKTLRSVEEQQYPFLEHIVIDGGSQDNSVEIIKKYEKNLAYWESKPDKGQSDALNKGFARATGEIITWLNSDDYLLPNALHKVAQAFQESKKQNKELDLVFGKSILFGDKMSDTISAPKSPDLAWKGLAGLPFAQPSSFFSRKHLEMVQKVDENYHYGMDYDFFVPIFLSGKYQEIDFIFSKYLYHTNSKTVMAQAKFAVDYAKIFSKVLRTLGATVAIEKMKQVGFYSEGTDRYSVEVQEKFKNLTEAAQEKLLAYHLHNLLIFYYQGLALKETQQIANFLAFKLPAYVRQNPELEQVRWRSRYLPAWLIRLLRR; encoded by the coding sequence ATGAAAATTTCTATCATTACTCCTTCCTACAATCAAGGCGCGTTTTTAGAAAAAACCTTACGCTCGGTAGAAGAACAGCAATATCCCTTTTTAGAACACATTGTCATAGATGGGGGGAGTCAGGATAATTCTGTAGAAATTATAAAAAAATATGAAAAAAATTTAGCATATTGGGAATCGAAACCCGATAAAGGACAAAGTGACGCGCTCAATAAAGGTTTTGCGCGTGCCACAGGTGAAATTATTACTTGGCTGAATAGTGATGATTATTTACTACCTAATGCGTTACACAAGGTAGCGCAAGCGTTTCAAGAAAGTAAAAAACAAAATAAAGAATTAGATTTAGTTTTTGGAAAAAGTATTTTATTTGGCGATAAAATGTCGGATACAATAAGCGCACCTAAGTCGCCCGATTTGGCTTGGAAGGGCTTGGCAGGACTGCCTTTTGCACAGCCTTCTTCTTTTTTTAGTAGAAAGCATCTGGAAATGGTACAAAAAGTAGATGAAAACTACCACTATGGCATGGACTACGATTTCTTTGTGCCTATCTTTTTGAGCGGTAAATATCAGGAAATAGATTTTATTTTTTCAAAATATTTATATCATACCAATAGTAAAACGGTCATGGCGCAGGCTAAATTTGCAGTAGATTATGCCAAAATTTTTAGTAAAGTATTGAGAACATTAGGAGCTACGGTGGCGATTGAAAAAATGAAACAGGTTGGTTTTTATAGCGAAGGTACGGATAGATATTCGGTAGAAGTACAAGAAAAGTTTAAAAATCTAACAGAAGCGGCGCAAGAAAAACTATTGGCTTATCACCTTCACAATTTATTGATTTTTTATTATCAGGGCTTGGCTCTGAAAGAAACGCAGCAGATTGCCAACTTTTTGGCGTTCAAACTGCCTGCTTATGTGAGGCAAAACCCTGAATTAGAACAAGTTAGATGGCGAAGCCGCTATCTTCCAGCGTGGCTTATTCGTCTTTTGCGACGCTAA
- a CDS encoding YkvA family protein: MSSPLHDEPKYVTGSPFFKKALKKAFDVAANQNKALKLAKAVMDKAAGGSINSLGKDLKEKVFLLVRMVKALVTGRYKNLPINTLVRIVAVLIYFVSPIDLLPDFLPFLGFADDITLIVWLLDSINQDVIQFEAWEKEQKLLEN; the protein is encoded by the coding sequence ATGTCCTCTCCCTTGCACGACGAACCCAAATACGTTACGGGTTCGCCTTTTTTCAAAAAAGCCCTCAAAAAAGCCTTTGATGTAGCCGCCAATCAGAACAAAGCCCTCAAACTTGCCAAAGCCGTTATGGATAAAGCGGCAGGTGGGTCTATCAATAGTTTAGGAAAAGATTTGAAAGAAAAGGTATTTTTATTAGTTAGAATGGTCAAAGCCTTAGTTACAGGCAGGTATAAAAATTTGCCCATCAATACCTTAGTGCGCATTGTGGCGGTTCTGATTTACTTTGTTTCGCCCATAGACTTGCTGCCCGACTTCCTACCCTTTTTGGGCTTTGCCGACGATATTACGCTAATTGTTTGGCTTTTAGACTCTATCAATCAAGACGTTATCCAATTCGAGGCTTGGGAAAAGGAACAGAAGTTACTAGAAAATTAG
- a CDS encoding dihydrofolate reductase family protein, with product MRKLILYIATSVDGFIAKPEDDLSFLSIVAKEGEDYGYQAFVESVDSVILGRRTYDWVNKNATYPHQDKQTYVLTRQTKAKEGNITFYDGSLSELVSELKKVTDRQKADKNIFCDGGAQVVAALLAQNLIDELIISIVPILVGNGIKLFEQERPEMRLTLVDVKKFDTGLVQLHYKKY from the coding sequence ATGCGCAAACTCATTCTCTATATCGCTACTTCGGTAGATGGTTTTATAGCCAAACCAGAAGATGATTTAAGTTTTTTGTCTATCGTTGCCAAAGAAGGAGAAGATTATGGCTATCAGGCTTTTGTAGAAAGCGTAGATAGCGTCATTTTGGGCAGACGCACCTATGATTGGGTAAATAAAAATGCGACTTATCCGCATCAAGACAAACAAACTTATGTCCTGACGCGCCAAACAAAAGCAAAGGAAGGAAATATTACTTTCTATGATGGGTCTTTGTCTGAATTAGTTTCCGAACTAAAAAAAGTTACAGATAGGCAAAAAGCAGACAAAAACATCTTTTGTGATGGCGGAGCGCAAGTTGTGGCAGCTTTGCTCGCTCAAAATTTAATTGACGAACTTATTATTTCTATCGTTCCAATTTTAGTTGGAAATGGGATTAAACTCTTTGAGCAGGAACGCCCAGAAATGCGTCTTACTTTGGTAGATGTTAAAAAATTTGATACAGGTTTGGTACAACTTCACTACAAAAAGTATTAG
- a CDS encoding GNAT family N-acetyltransferase, which produces MFSFRKAKLEDSKIIAYFMMLAMEDIVYNFLDEKNYEKAINFLSFFVEQEKNQYSYQNCWLMLENDIKNDTKDDTENGAKNKVERVFACANIYAGADLKELRQPIATYIESNFNKKFEIEDETQAGEYYLDTLAVLPQKQGAGLGTIFLQFLINQIVVEKREVFGLLVEKNNFLAKKLYKKVGFVFVNETTLTGKAMEHWQISPALEGLHFMR; this is translated from the coding sequence ATGTTTTCATTTAGAAAAGCAAAATTAGAGGATAGTAAAATAATTGCTTATTTTATGATGTTGGCTATGGAAGATATTGTCTATAATTTTTTAGATGAAAAAAATTACGAAAAAGCTATAAATTTTCTATCTTTTTTTGTAGAACAAGAAAAAAATCAGTATTCTTATCAAAATTGTTGGTTGATGCTGGAAAATGATATAAAAAATGACACAAAAGACGATACAGAAAATGGTGCAAAAAACAAAGTTGAGCGTGTGTTTGCCTGTGCCAATATCTATGCAGGTGCAGATTTAAAAGAATTGCGACAGCCTATTGCAACTTATATCGAGTCTAATTTCAATAAAAAATTTGAGATTGAAGACGAAACCCAAGCAGGCGAATATTACCTCGATACCTTAGCCGTCTTGCCGCAGAAGCAGGGGGCAGGTTTGGGTACAATTTTTTTACAATTTTTGATAAACCAAATTGTAGTAGAAAAAAGAGAAGTTTTTGGACTTTTGGTAGAAAAAAATAATTTTTTAGCTAAAAAGTTATATAAAAAAGTTGGTTTTGTCTTTGTAAATGAAACAACCCTAACGGGCAAAGCTATGGAGCATTGGCAAATAAGTCCTGCCCTCGAAGGTTTGCACTTTATGAGGTAG
- a CDS encoding T9SS type A sorting domain-containing protein, which yields MSVFGQNCTACDITVSDNSSDLNLAAANQTVCITGNFTFTRGISFNNYATVICIDETVTFNPAYQNGIASTEYNLYGSWNMNNGNICGNCTINNYGTLSNFSAIDGTLNHFSTIPISVTNLNINSNGVLNIGDNSVFNVTGAMTNNNEIILGGTLNVSGSFTNNSDGEIENNGSISVGGAFSNNGDMCSSTCGEVTVGGSFVNNGGAGLGYDTNSNSNCGELSVCVNGGTVNNGVIGNQVTQNCPLLPCPPPTPLALDTLVLQVQQQGEQLYFKWQATQNLPRGGLFLIEESADGQNFKPIFRQPFIDTDQKDCQWHYPNPRFSKAYYRLSFASSLGVKPLSWAWATFYSPSQPPFSLFPNPTEDILKLQFADNTLLLQAFQIEILGAQGRAYRQIKAADLAQVSDNQIVINVGFLPAGLYFLRFQNATQNYILSFIKK from the coding sequence ATGTCCGTTTTTGGGCAGAATTGTACCGCTTGCGATATAACAGTGAGCGACAATAGCAGCGACCTCAATCTTGCGGCGGCTAACCAAACGGTTTGTATTACAGGAAATTTTACTTTTACACGTGGCATAAGTTTTAATAATTATGCAACTGTTATTTGTATCGACGAAACCGTTACCTTCAATCCTGCCTATCAAAACGGGATTGCCAGCACAGAATACAATCTTTATGGCAGTTGGAATATGAACAATGGAAATATTTGCGGAAATTGTACCATCAATAATTACGGAACACTAAGCAATTTTAGCGCAATAGATGGAACATTAAATCACTTTTCAACGATACCTATTTCTGTTACAAATTTAAATATTAATAGCAATGGTGTTTTAAATATTGGAGATAATAGCGTTTTTAACGTTACGGGTGCAATGACCAATAACAACGAAATTATCTTGGGCGGCACGCTCAATGTTAGTGGCTCTTTCACCAATAATAGCGATGGCGAAATAGAAAATAACGGTTCTATAAGCGTAGGAGGGGCTTTTAGCAACAACGGCGACATGTGTAGCAGCACCTGTGGCGAGGTTACTGTGGGCGGTTCTTTCGTAAATAATGGGGGAGCTGGTTTGGGTTATGATACAAATAGTAATTCAAATTGTGGAGAATTAAGTGTCTGTGTCAATGGCGGCACTGTCAATAATGGCGTAATTGGCAATCAGGTTACACAAAATTGTCCGCTTCTGCCTTGTCCGCCGCCCACGCCGCTTGCTTTGGATACGCTTGTTTTGCAGGTGCAGCAGCAGGGCGAGCAACTTTATTTCAAGTGGCAAGCCACTCAAAACTTGCCGCGCGGTGGGCTGTTTTTGATAGAAGAATCTGCCGACGGACAAAATTTTAAGCCCATTTTTCGGCAGCCTTTTATAGATACAGACCAAAAAGATTGTCAATGGCACTACCCTAATCCGCGCTTTTCAAAGGCGTACTATCGTCTTTCCTTTGCTTCTTCTTTGGGTGTCAAGCCACTTTCTTGGGCATGGGCGACGTTTTATAGCCCTTCGCAACCCCCTTTTTCGCTTTTTCCAAACCCTACGGAAGACATTTTGAAGTTGCAATTTGCAGATAACACCCTGCTTTTACAGGCTTTTCAGATTGAAATTTTAGGAGCGCAGGGGCGTGCTTATCGACAGATAAAGGCGGCTGATTTAGCACAAGTATCTGATAATCAAATTGTTATCAATGTAGGCTTTTTGCCTGCGGGACTTTACTTTTTACGATTTCAGAACGCCACTCAAAATTATATACTTTCTTTTATTAAAAAATAG